In one Fluviispira vulneris genomic region, the following are encoded:
- a CDS encoding ATP-binding cassette domain-containing protein, whose protein sequence is MKKIFLIKETVKLLGSRGIKYLIFAIFSSIGIAIIELSMSIIIQLLLISFGLLSVEVKVLSFSIPNISLLNISIILIVIAIIRFIVQLTTTQTASFLKEYLFLKLRRFSIYRILYDSSDEVKNSSAINFKISELYSKSGDFIAFFTSALCMLVQSAILLCILYIVAWKEAIIATIGVGLIGLIVFKINNLVAKNAKQVPAQQIKLNEGIEKISRNFLFIKLMKKRDEEYSEITEALKEYSAKSTSAYFYSNLATQTGPFLGILLLVCIISISIGLFHTNGATLISFIYLLSRFVQSLSIFSGYFGNANTFFPQYKLSLMSINSNFKIASKESTDRIHLNGYRRKSKKIVPNNFMANKKSEFQISPTITFSNVTFAYPNSLPIFENLNMTFEKGSQIGLIGASGTGKSTLLFLLTGLLQPISGKASIDNMPPWEYVSQKNIRIGYVGAEPFLIKGTIKDNLCYGISKEINDRDIIDILNKVSLTKIIEEKGLSYEIAEDQSGLSAGQKQRICLARALLNEPALLILDEATANLDEENEFLIAKILAEIKTKCTTVIVSHRAGILKFADKIIDLKSLKSV, encoded by the coding sequence TTGAAAAAAATATTTTTAATAAAAGAAACAGTTAAACTTTTAGGATCAAGAGGAATCAAATATTTAATATTTGCTATTTTTTCTTCTATTGGAATAGCTATTATTGAACTCAGCATGTCAATAATTATTCAACTTTTATTAATATCATTTGGTCTTTTAAGTGTAGAAGTGAAAGTATTATCTTTCTCTATCCCAAACATCTCATTACTTAATATATCTATTATCCTAATAGTTATTGCAATAATTCGCTTTATAGTGCAGCTTACAACAACCCAGACAGCATCATTTTTAAAAGAATATTTATTTTTAAAACTTAGAAGATTTTCAATCTATCGAATCTTATATGATTCTAGTGATGAAGTTAAAAATTCATCTGCAATTAATTTTAAAATATCTGAATTATATAGCAAGTCAGGAGATTTTATCGCATTTTTTACGAGCGCACTTTGTATGCTCGTACAATCAGCGATATTGCTTTGTATTTTATATATTGTTGCCTGGAAAGAAGCGATTATAGCAACAATTGGTGTTGGGCTTATTGGCTTAATTGTTTTTAAAATAAATAATCTTGTAGCAAAAAATGCCAAGCAAGTCCCTGCCCAACAAATTAAATTAAACGAAGGTATAGAAAAAATTTCCAGAAATTTTCTGTTTATTAAATTGATGAAGAAAAGAGATGAAGAATATAGTGAAATAACTGAAGCATTAAAAGAGTATTCCGCTAAATCAACTAGTGCTTATTTTTATAGTAATTTAGCAACACAAACGGGTCCTTTTTTAGGTATATTACTTCTTGTTTGTATAATTTCAATTAGTATTGGTCTATTTCATACTAATGGAGCAACATTGATTTCTTTTATTTATTTGTTGTCAAGATTTGTCCAAAGTTTATCGATATTTTCTGGCTATTTTGGTAATGCCAATACTTTTTTTCCTCAATATAAACTATCACTTATGTCGATTAATAGTAATTTTAAAATAGCTTCGAAGGAGTCAACTGATAGAATTCACTTAAATGGGTATAGGAGAAAAAGTAAAAAAATAGTTCCAAATAATTTTATGGCAAATAAAAAATCTGAATTCCAGATTTCGCCAACAATTACCTTCTCTAACGTAACATTTGCATATCCAAACTCTCTGCCTATATTTGAAAATTTGAATATGACCTTTGAAAAAGGCAGTCAGATTGGCCTAATTGGAGCAAGTGGCACCGGTAAATCCACTCTATTGTTTTTATTAACTGGACTCTTACAGCCAATTTCTGGTAAAGCCTCGATTGATAACATGCCACCTTGGGAATATGTATCACAAAAAAACATCCGAATTGGTTATGTTGGTGCTGAACCTTTTCTTATAAAAGGAACAATTAAAGACAACCTTTGTTATGGAATATCTAAAGAAATAAACGATCGAGATATTATAGATATCTTAAATAAAGTATCTTTAACTAAAATTATTGAAGAAAAAGGCTTGTCTTATGAAATAGCCGAGGATCAATCTGGATTATCTGCTGGTCAAAAACAAAGAATTTGTTTAGCCCGTGCATTGCTAAACGAACCTGCACTGCTTATTCTCGATGAAGCAACAGCAAATCTAGATGAAGAAAATGAATTTTTGATTGCTAAAATTCTTGCTGAAATTAAAACAAAATGCACGACAGTAATTGTTTCCCATCGTGCAGGTATTCTTAAATTTGCCGATAAAATTATTGATCTGAAATCACTGAAGTCTGTTTGA
- a CDS encoding O-antigen ligase family protein yields MLKLKISEHKIENLSHILFLINFTFINLFIRIPDILSINILRFFLYFIFIIGFIVSLVSTFNKYKTLTISLLILITMIVLHAFILFYQPSFRSGISFQNYILQNNITADFAITQTRLYLLFFVLFIFPSLNFFSDILYNRSKNNFVKYFLLIIIVSAIINSLVAILQGISNIHFLAQGSGTSVDANRPPGLLEDSGIAGLYFSINFVIFFIAFFENIFSLKSKIFIAFLASVTLFAGIMNDSRGFYLSSIISILLYISNKAYKLYINKKYKLLFYITSSFILFCGFILLLLKKFQLQGFNRIVNGFTHNNFTTDFLAYYNQFDEQRAGQLKIMLRSIQEHFPIGTGLGSFSVNFYQFKKPIEMTQLDMPSNLYFSIISELGLVGLILLIITIFIVINCIRKLNLLPIYTNESLFVNKIYIKWLFVPLIIYASISHLLSNATSAFFTAIAISAGLALTIDKTKKDRIYITSILNFCSLLFIISCSYLIYSAPSIPNFRWKERNEPQFPQAVGELPHPEGFTDSKRVYFSQIIRNKLSGINKLYKPEFSQDGIWVAPKTEIILIKKEIRLFVHSELKNQPTYLKLKFYNQFNQTEDNNLVLNKSDWVSIKIPNNIKFTSCLDKITNNNFCYFKIEVTPAWKLSKLTEVGFFIEKKYLEYYENPKNKS; encoded by the coding sequence ATGCTAAAATTAAAAATAAGTGAGCATAAAATAGAAAATTTATCACATATATTATTTTTAATAAATTTTACTTTTATAAATTTATTCATCAGAATCCCAGATATTTTATCAATAAATATTTTGAGATTTTTCTTATATTTTATTTTTATAATTGGTTTTATAGTTTCTCTTGTTTCTACCTTTAATAAATATAAAACACTCACTATTAGTCTACTTATATTGATAACAATGATTGTTCTGCATGCTTTTATACTTTTCTATCAACCATCTTTCAGAAGCGGAATTTCTTTCCAAAACTACATCTTACAGAATAACATCACCGCTGACTTTGCAATAACACAAACTCGTCTTTATCTGCTTTTTTTTGTTTTATTTATTTTCCCATCACTTAACTTTTTTTCAGATATTTTATACAATAGGTCCAAAAATAACTTTGTAAAATATTTTCTATTAATAATAATTGTAAGTGCAATCATAAATTCTTTAGTTGCTATTTTGCAGGGAATCTCTAATATACATTTTTTAGCTCAAGGAAGTGGAACTTCTGTTGATGCAAACAGACCTCCTGGACTTTTAGAAGATTCAGGTATTGCTGGACTCTATTTTTCAATAAATTTTGTAATATTTTTTATAGCATTTTTTGAAAATATTTTTTCATTAAAATCTAAAATTTTTATAGCATTCCTTGCATCAGTCACACTTTTCGCTGGTATTATGAATGATTCAAGAGGATTTTATTTATCTTCTATAATTTCTATCTTACTTTATATATCTAATAAAGCTTATAAATTATATATTAATAAAAAATATAAATTACTTTTTTATATAACATCTTCATTTATCCTATTTTGTGGATTTATTTTACTTCTATTAAAAAAATTTCAATTGCAAGGATTTAACAGAATAGTTAATGGATTCACTCATAATAATTTCACGACAGATTTTCTCGCATATTACAATCAATTTGATGAACAGAGAGCTGGTCAATTAAAAATTATGTTACGATCTATTCAAGAACACTTTCCAATTGGCACTGGACTTGGTTCTTTTTCCGTTAATTTTTATCAATTTAAAAAACCCATCGAAATGACTCAACTTGATATGCCATCAAATTTGTATTTTTCAATCATTTCTGAATTGGGTCTTGTAGGACTTATATTACTTATAATAACAATTTTTATTGTAATAAATTGTATTCGAAAATTAAATTTATTACCTATATACACAAATGAATCATTATTTGTAAATAAAATTTATATAAAATGGTTGTTTGTGCCACTCATCATATATGCATCAATCAGTCATTTGCTTTCAAACGCTACATCAGCTTTTTTCACTGCAATTGCTATATCAGCTGGACTTGCACTCACGATCGATAAAACAAAAAAAGATCGGATTTACATAACAAGCATCCTAAATTTTTGTAGTCTTTTATTTATTATTTCTTGTTCATATCTTATATATTCTGCTCCTTCTATACCTAACTTTCGCTGGAAAGAAAGAAATGAACCGCAATTTCCTCAAGCTGTTGGAGAATTGCCTCATCCAGAGGGATTTACTGATTCTAAGCGAGTCTATTTCTCACAAATCATTCGCAATAAATTAAGTGGAATAAATAAATTATATAAACCAGAATTTTCTCAAGACGGAATATGGGTAGCTCCAAAAACAGAAATTATTCTAATAAAAAAAGAAATAAGATTATTTGTACACAGTGAATTAAAAAATCAACCAACGTATTTAAAGCTAAAATTTTATAACCAGTTCAATCAGACCGAAGATAATAACCTTGTTTTGAACAAATCAGATTGGGTTTCAATCAAAATTCCAAATAATATAAAATTTACATCATGTTTAGATAAAATAACTAATAATAACTTCTGCTATTTCAAAATTGAAGTTACACCGGCTTGGAAATTATCAAAGCTAACGGAAGTTGGATTTTTTATAGAAAAAAAATATCTAGAGTATTATGAAAATCCAAAAAATAAATCATGA
- a CDS encoding glycosyltransferase — protein MKIQKKIAIVVQRCGININAGAEVYALKLAEGLALKKQRIEILTSQSDDYISWNNNLPANEEQQIEGSKFQIKRFPVLHDRKRILFGAVKRIIFFTQKHMSIFYKILSPILDFIFLKSQGPWCPDLWKYLEKNAQLYSLIIIKSYLYAPNYYAVRKAHKKTKVLFIVTAHNEPEFNLNFVNKMIEDSDTLAFVSIAEKNLCHTLKPFSKKKPFIILPPGFNNNIASNSDTDTRIMHLASKKFFTYIGRIDKNKNVNFIFEKTPKNCLVVFAGELKIEFPQDERFIYLGHVTEKEKIFLLENSIALLMVSMREAYSIITAEAIKHKCLVLALRGCEPIEELIERYGGCLCNEENYSEIMLNLWNNTNSFDRKSIKSELINIEKSYLQNAVKIIDLT, from the coding sequence ATGAAGATTCAAAAAAAAATAGCGATAGTTGTGCAAAGATGTGGAATAAATATTAATGCAGGTGCAGAAGTATATGCATTAAAACTAGCAGAAGGACTTGCATTAAAAAAGCAAAGAATTGAAATATTAACTAGCCAAAGCGATGATTATATATCTTGGAATAATAATCTTCCAGCAAATGAAGAACAACAAATAGAAGGTAGCAAATTTCAAATAAAACGATTCCCTGTTCTACATGATAGAAAGCGTATTTTATTTGGCGCTGTTAAAAGAATCATTTTTTTTACTCAAAAACATATGTCCATTTTTTACAAAATTTTATCACCTATATTAGATTTTATTTTTTTGAAATCACAAGGACCATGGTGCCCAGATTTATGGAAGTATTTAGAAAAAAATGCACAATTATATTCCCTAATTATTATAAAATCATATTTATATGCTCCGAATTATTATGCTGTTCGTAAAGCACATAAAAAAACTAAAGTCCTTTTTATTGTTACTGCTCATAATGAACCTGAATTCAATTTAAATTTCGTAAATAAAATGATTGAAGATTCAGATACTCTTGCATTTGTATCAATTGCAGAAAAAAATCTGTGTCACACTTTGAAACCATTTTCCAAGAAAAAACCTTTTATAATTTTACCTCCAGGATTCAATAATAATATAGCTTCGAACAGTGACACTGATACAAGAATTATGCATCTTGCATCAAAAAAATTCTTCACATATATTGGGAGAATTGATAAAAATAAAAACGTAAATTTTATATTTGAAAAAACACCTAAAAATTGTTTGGTTGTTTTTGCTGGTGAACTAAAAATTGAATTTCCACAAGATGAGCGCTTTATTTATTTAGGACATGTCACTGAAAAGGAAAAAATTTTTCTTTTAGAAAATTCAATTGCCTTGCTAATGGTCTCCATGCGCGAAGCTTATTCAATTATTACAGCAGAAGCTATCAAACACAAATGTCTTGTCCTAGCATTGAGAGGTTGTGAACCGATTGAGGAGTTGATTGAAAGATATGGTGGATGCCTATGCAATGAAGAAAACTACTCAGAAATCATGCTGAATTTATGGAATAACACGAACTCTTTTGATAGAAAATCTATAAAAAGTGAACTCATAAATATAGAAAAAAGCTATTTACAAAATGCTGTTAAGATTATAGACTTAACTTAA